From one Montipora capricornis isolate CH-2021 chromosome 10, ASM3666992v2, whole genome shotgun sequence genomic stretch:
- the LOC138019861 gene encoding adenosine receptor A1-like isoform X2 codes for MATVSEDKFSSLDFRTWNFVWASFFAVMAFLAAGGNILTIIIFNEKQLRRRPHFLLISLAVADLLVGLVPIPLYITMQYNFSWLIYKIFQSADMFAGFASIFTIAVIALERMYAIGWPFRHRVLKIHTYVVAIGTPWITAFIVTVIRNLSGYIFRKTVAALLAMFISTTVVVTCVAYFVLWKKERSRNLRDQLQGNEDLKLTKTVVLITAAFLLTWLPLQVITLVFHFCISCRNMSPFVMYVIKLLQYGNSAINIFIYPARNETYRKALFKKLSVFKCSCRNQRIHSSPKDMSIPVITLEPMANSTKTRASFDNFHKNTKLY; via the exons atggccacagtgtct gaagACAAATTCTCGAGCCTGGATTTTCGCACTTGGAATTTCGTATGGGCCTCGTTCTTTGCAGTGATGGCATTTTTGGCTGCTGGTGGAAATATACTGACCATAATCATATTTAATGAGAAGCAATTACGCAGACGGCCTCATTTTCTCCTAATAAGTTTGGCGGTAGCAGATCTTCTAGTTGGTTTGGTTCCAATTCCACTTTATATTACGATGCAATACAATTTTAGTTGGCTGATATATAAAATCTTCCAGAGTGCCGATATGTTTGCTGGGTTTGCTTCAATTTTTACCATCGCTGTGATTGCATTGGAGCGAATGTACGCCATTGGTTGGCCGTTTCGTCACCGTGTTCTCAAAATTCATACTTATGTCGTTGCTATAGGAACTCCATGGATAACGGCATTTATTGTGACCGTAATTAGAAATCTCTCGGGATATATCTTCCGCAAAACCGTGGCAGCTCTATTGGCCATGTTCATATCAACAACAGTTGTCGTTACCTGTGTAGCTTACTTTGTCCTTTGGAAGAAAGAGAGGTCTCGAAACCTGCGCGATCAACTTCAGGGGAACGAAGATTTAAAATTGACAAAGACCGTGGTGTTGATAACAGCAGCTTTTCTTCTCACTTGGCTTCCCCTTCAGGTTATAACCTTGGTTTTCCATTTTTGTATTTCATGCAGAAACATGTCTCCCTTTGTAATGTATGTAATCAAGTTGCTCCAGTATGGAAACTCGGCCATAAACATTTTCATTTATCCTGCCAGAAATGAGACATATAGAAAAGCTCTTTTCAAAAAGCTCTCTGTTTTTAAGTGCTCATGTCGAAATCAGCGGATTCATTCATCTCCAAAAGACATGAGCATTCCTGTTATTACTTTGGAGCCCATGGCCAATTCCACCAAAACTCGTGCAAGTTTTgataattttcacaaaaatacaaaacttTACTGA
- the LOC138019861 gene encoding adenosine receptor A1-like isoform X1: MRLSLCQSKSKIKSGERTRKKDFTVHDIEEEDKFSSLDFRTWNFVWASFFAVMAFLAAGGNILTIIIFNEKQLRRRPHFLLISLAVADLLVGLVPIPLYITMQYNFSWLIYKIFQSADMFAGFASIFTIAVIALERMYAIGWPFRHRVLKIHTYVVAIGTPWITAFIVTVIRNLSGYIFRKTVAALLAMFISTTVVVTCVAYFVLWKKERSRNLRDQLQGNEDLKLTKTVVLITAAFLLTWLPLQVITLVFHFCISCRNMSPFVMYVIKLLQYGNSAINIFIYPARNETYRKALFKKLSVFKCSCRNQRIHSSPKDMSIPVITLEPMANSTKTRASFDNFHKNTKLY; this comes from the coding sequence gaagACAAATTCTCGAGCCTGGATTTTCGCACTTGGAATTTCGTATGGGCCTCGTTCTTTGCAGTGATGGCATTTTTGGCTGCTGGTGGAAATATACTGACCATAATCATATTTAATGAGAAGCAATTACGCAGACGGCCTCATTTTCTCCTAATAAGTTTGGCGGTAGCAGATCTTCTAGTTGGTTTGGTTCCAATTCCACTTTATATTACGATGCAATACAATTTTAGTTGGCTGATATATAAAATCTTCCAGAGTGCCGATATGTTTGCTGGGTTTGCTTCAATTTTTACCATCGCTGTGATTGCATTGGAGCGAATGTACGCCATTGGTTGGCCGTTTCGTCACCGTGTTCTCAAAATTCATACTTATGTCGTTGCTATAGGAACTCCATGGATAACGGCATTTATTGTGACCGTAATTAGAAATCTCTCGGGATATATCTTCCGCAAAACCGTGGCAGCTCTATTGGCCATGTTCATATCAACAACAGTTGTCGTTACCTGTGTAGCTTACTTTGTCCTTTGGAAGAAAGAGAGGTCTCGAAACCTGCGCGATCAACTTCAGGGGAACGAAGATTTAAAATTGACAAAGACCGTGGTGTTGATAACAGCAGCTTTTCTTCTCACTTGGCTTCCCCTTCAGGTTATAACCTTGGTTTTCCATTTTTGTATTTCATGCAGAAACATGTCTCCCTTTGTAATGTATGTAATCAAGTTGCTCCAGTATGGAAACTCGGCCATAAACATTTTCATTTATCCTGCCAGAAATGAGACATATAGAAAAGCTCTTTTCAAAAAGCTCTCTGTTTTTAAGTGCTCATGTCGAAATCAGCGGATTCATTCATCTCCAAAAGACATGAGCATTCCTGTTATTACTTTGGAGCCCATGGCCAATTCCACCAAAACTCGTGCAAGTTTTgataattttcacaaaaatacaaaacttTACTGA